A region from the Bacteroidota bacterium genome encodes:
- a CDS encoding PAS domain S-box protein yields the protein MNKQLKVLIVEDSDDDTQLLLRELKKGGYKPTHKRVETAPAMKKALKGQAWDIILSDYKMPRFSAPAALKVLQSTNLDIPFIIVSGSVGEDIAVELLKEGAHDFITKMNLSRLIPAIEREMQDWKVRQAKKNAETALEESEHRYRHLFANHPNPMWIYDIVTFKFLDVNDAAIDKYGYTREEFLSMTLFDIRPKTEHKRLKENLSKPRPALQHSGEWRHLLKNGETIFVEVSSYLFEDNGKKLALVVINDITERKRTEEILRKSEKQYRDIFENDLTGDYITTTDGRILMCNPAFARIFGYDSVEELINIDTTGLYKSMEDRKRFLDILREKKKLELHEIELQRRDGKKIAIIENVIGEFNEHDELIRIKGYMFNITERKEAEEALKLQTTYFTQLFENSPTGIAFLDTNERVMNVNKAFENIFQYSLEEIKGKSLTGLIVPEELVKESLSFSTKAMQGELVRLPSIRKRRDGTRLDMIITGYPILIEGKCVGIYAIYADVSDIKKLEDQIRQAQKLESLGTLAGGIAHDFNNILGIILGYTSLLEDGVSNPAKIKLSMDAITKAVHRGAGLVKQILTFARKTNIVIEPVNANDSIQELVKMLNETFPKTISFKLNLDGKLADIIADHNQLHQAILNLSVNARDAILSNPSAGQVGTITYSTKIVPGTELRKKIPDALDENYVCISVTDSGSGMDEATLNRIFEPFFTTKEQGKGTGLGLAVVYGVVKSHRGFVDVQSELGAGTTFYLYFPLEIQIVVPENVKEEPEMQVAGGHETILFVEDEEMLQEVVKTQLTLKGYRVLSAFNGEEAVEMYRTHQVEIAAVLSDLGLPKLGGFEAFLQMKKINPNVKIILASGFFEPTQKSSMLETGVEYFVQKPYRANEILTAIRKLLDKN from the coding sequence ATGAACAAACAACTTAAAGTTCTTATAGTAGAAGACTCTGATGACGACACACAGCTTCTTCTTCGTGAATTAAAAAAAGGCGGTTATAAACCAACACACAAACGTGTTGAGACCGCCCCCGCTATGAAAAAAGCCCTTAAGGGGCAAGCTTGGGATATAATCCTTTCTGATTACAAAATGCCCCGGTTTAGCGCACCGGCAGCGTTAAAAGTATTACAAAGCACAAACCTCGATATACCTTTTATTATCGTCTCCGGAAGTGTGGGCGAAGATATTGCAGTCGAGCTGCTTAAAGAAGGCGCCCACGATTTTATAACCAAAATGAATCTTTCCCGTCTCATACCCGCTATCGAACGCGAGATGCAAGATTGGAAGGTTAGGCAAGCAAAGAAAAATGCAGAAACAGCATTAGAAGAATCCGAACACCGCTATCGACACCTATTTGCGAATCATCCCAACCCTATGTGGATTTACGATATTGTTACTTTTAAATTCTTAGACGTGAATGATGCGGCTATCGACAAGTACGGATATACACGCGAAGAATTTTTATCGATGACGTTGTTTGACATCCGCCCAAAAACAGAACATAAGCGTTTGAAAGAAAACCTCAGTAAACCGCGCCCTGCACTTCAACATTCGGGAGAGTGGAGACATTTATTAAAAAACGGTGAAACTATTTTTGTTGAAGTTAGCTCCTACCTTTTTGAAGATAACGGTAAAAAATTGGCGCTTGTAGTTATTAACGACATAACTGAGCGCAAACGGACGGAGGAAATTCTGCGGAAGAGTGAAAAACAGTACAGAGATATTTTTGAAAATGATCTCACGGGTGATTACATCACAACAACCGATGGCAGGATTCTGATGTGTAATCCGGCATTTGCCAGAATATTCGGATATGATTCCGTTGAAGAGCTGATAAATATTGACACCACAGGTCTGTATAAAAGTATGGAGGATAGAAAACGCTTCCTCGATATTCTCAGGGAAAAGAAAAAACTCGAATTGCACGAAATCGAATTACAAAGGCGTGATGGGAAAAAGATAGCGATTATAGAAAATGTTATCGGGGAGTTCAACGAACATGACGAACTAATCCGAATAAAGGGTTATATGTTCAATATCACCGAACGTAAGGAAGCCGAAGAAGCGTTAAAACTTCAGACTACATATTTCACACAATTATTTGAAAACTCTCCTACCGGGATTGCATTCCTTGATACTAATGAACGTGTAATGAATGTGAATAAAGCTTTTGAGAATATATTTCAATATTCGCTCGAAGAAATAAAAGGCAAATCGCTAACCGGCCTGATTGTACCGGAAGAATTAGTAAAAGAATCGCTTTCATTTTCAACCAAAGCAATGCAGGGCGAATTAGTACGGCTTCCGTCAATAAGAAAACGCAGAGATGGTACACGCTTAGATATGATAATTACAGGTTATCCCATTTTGATAGAAGGAAAGTGTGTCGGAATTTATGCTATTTATGCCGATGTCTCCGATATAAAGAAACTTGAAGACCAGATACGCCAGGCGCAAAAGTTAGAAAGTCTCGGCACACTTGCCGGCGGTATTGCTCACGACTTCAATAACATTTTGGGAATAATTCTCGGATACACATCGCTTCTTGAGGATGGCGTTTCAAACCCTGCGAAAATTAAACTAAGTATGGATGCTATTACAAAAGCCGTACATAGAGGCGCCGGCTTGGTTAAACAAATTCTTACATTCGCCAGAAAAACAAACATAGTAATTGAACCGGTTAATGCAAATGACTCAATCCAGGAACTTGTAAAAATGCTGAACGAAACATTCCCCAAGACTATTTCGTTTAAACTCAATCTTGATGGTAAATTGGCAGACATCATCGCCGATCACAACCAGCTACATCAGGCAATTCTGAATCTTTCTGTAAACGCCCGCGATGCAATACTATCAAATCCTTCAGCCGGTCAGGTGGGGACGATTACTTATTCAACGAAAATAGTACCAGGCACAGAATTAAGAAAAAAAATACCCGATGCACTCGATGAGAACTATGTTTGCATTAGTGTAACTGATAGCGGAAGCGGAATGGATGAAGCTACACTCAACCGGATTTTCGAGCCATTCTTTACAACAAAAGAACAAGGCAAAGGTACCGGTTTAGGTCTTGCTGTGGTTTATGGTGTAGTGAAAAGTCATCGCGGTTTTGTTGATGTGCAGAGCGAATTGGGTGCCGGCACTACATTCTATCTTTACTTCCCCCTCGAGATACAAATAGTTGTTCCTGAAAATGTTAAGGAAGAACCTGAAATGCAAGTTGCAGGAGGACACGAAACAATTCTTTTTGTAGAAGACGAGGAAATGCTCCAGGAAGTAGTAAAAACTCAACTTACACTAAAGGGCTATCGGGTTTTATCTGCTTTCAATGGTGAGGAGGCAGTTGAAATGTATCGTACTCATCAAGTTGAAATTGCAGCCGTCCTTTCCGATTTAGGTCTTCCTAAACTCGGGGGGTTCGAAGCTTTCCTTCAAATGAAAAAGATTAATCCAAATGTAAAAATAATTTTAGCAAGCGGATTCTTTGAACCCACTCAAAAATCATCAATGTTGGAAACTGGTGTTGAATATTTTGTACAAAAACCTTACCGAGCTAACGAAATTCTTACAGCAATTAGAAAATTATTAGATAAAAATTAG